The genomic window GACCGTGTTCATTCCGGCCCGTAACGAGCCGGATTTGGACGAGGTGCCTGCCGAAGTGCTTGCTGCGCTGGATGTTCGGCCGGTTGCCGATGTGGCGGAGATTCTGGGTTACGCGATCGAGCCGGTCGTGGAGCCTGCAGTGGAGCGGCCCGCGTTCGCTGCTTCTGCGTGAGTTCGGGTTGGGGCCGGGTGCGGGAAACCGTGCCCGGCTCCCGTTGTTTGCGGGGCTCGGTTCAGTGGGTGGGGCTGGCGATTCGGAATGTTGGGGGTGCTGAAGGGGTGTGCCTACCGGGGTCTCGGCTCGGTTTGGTTTGGGTGTTGCGGTGGGTGACGGTTTCCGATGTTGCGGGTGCCCAAGGGGGTGCGCCTACCGGTGTTTTCGCTCAGTGTTGCGGGTGCTCAGAAGGGTTCGCCTACCCAGGTTTTCCTCGGAGCAGTGCTGGGCGCGTCGTGTGCCGTACCCGGCTTACCTCCCGCAGTCGGTGGGCGTAGGCGCCGGTTCCGGCGTGGTCATCTGGCTGTGGTTGCGTCTAGGGAGGGCAAGCGAAAGAGCTCTTCGGCCGGTCGAGCTTGGGGAGGGCTGTTGGCCTGTCAAGGGCGCAACCACCATTTGACTACCGTCGATAGAGAAATGGATTCGACGGTAGTCATATGGCGGCTTTGCAAGATCGAATAGCAACCATTTGACTACCGTCGATTTTCGGGGCCAACTCGACGAGAAGCGCCCGATCAGGCGCCGCCCAGTTCCCTTTCGACGCTGCGCGTGGTCCCTTGCGCAACCGCGCACAGCACCGCATCCCCGTCCTCGGATTCCGCGTAGATCTCGCAGCTCACCACGGCCTGCCGACGCGTGGACCCGGTCACCGAAGCCTCGGCCCGCAACCGCACCCCGGAAGCCGGCCGCAGGTAGGTGATGGTGAACCCGCCGGTCAGCACGTTCGCGCCGAGGACGGTTCCGGCGGCGAAGGTCAGGGCGTTGTCGGCCGCGTAGGCGAGCACTCCGCCGTGGACGAAGCCGAACTGCTGGCCGAGTTCCTGCCGGATCGGGATGACGAGGGTCGCCGCGCCGTCGCCGAACCGGGTGATCTCGGTGCCGACCAGATTCGCGAAGGGTTGCGCGGTCAGGATCTGCTTGGCCAGGTCGAGGTGGAGTGCTGTGGTGCCGACGGTCATTGCCGCTCCGTTCTTTTCGGTGTCGATCCGGCGTCGAGGGCGAGCCAGGCCGCCTCGGCGAGTTCCGCGCCGACTTGTGTCGGCGCGACGCGGATGTTGCCGCCCAGCCACTGCCGCGAATACTCCTGCGCGGGGCCGAGCCACAGTGCGTAGACGAGATCCAGATCCAGTGCGCGCACCGCGCCGTAGGCCGCGTGGGTGCGGTACCAGCGCGCGATGTCGGTCATGAAGGTGCGGTTGCTTTCACTCTCGCGCACACCCGGCGGTCGCGCCGAGGTGAGAACCTTTGCGCGGTGCTGGTTTTCGGTCACCCAGCGCAGGTGCTCCCGCACCCCCGCCGTGATGCCCTCGCGCGCGTCGGTGCTCTGGCCGACCACCACCCAGAAGTGCTGCTGATAGTCGGTCAGCGCGTGCGCCCACACCTGCCGGTACAGATCCGCCTTGTCCGGGAAGTGGTGGTAGAGCGCGCCGACGCTCGCCCCGGCCGCCTCGCGGATCTGCGCGAGCGTCGCGTCCAGCGCTCCGTGCTCGGCGAACTGGCGCTCGGCCGCCAGCAGCAACCGATCTCGGATCTTCATAACCAGAATTTAGTTCTGTTTCGCGGGCAGCGCAATGCAGAGCAGGTTCACCTGATTTCGTCGTACCCGTGCGGTATGACGGACACGTGGCCAGATGGCTGTTGCACGTCGATCTCGACCAGTTCCAGGCGGCGGTGGAGTTCCGCCGCCACCCGGAACTGCGCGGCAAGCCGGTCATCGTCGGCGGCCACGGCGACCCGAACGAGCCCCGCAAGGTCGTGACCTGCGCGTCGTATCCCGCTCGCGCCTACGGCGTGCGCGCGGGCATGGCGCTGCGCAGCGCACTGCGCAAATGCCCGGACGGTGTCTTCCTGCCGCTCGACATGGCCGCCTACGAGGAGGCCTCCGAGGAGATCATGGCGCTGCTGCGCACGTTCCCCGGCCGGGTCGAAGTGTGGGGCTGGGACGAGGCGTTCCTGGCGGCCGACACCGACGATCCCGAGCTGCTCGCCCGCGAGATCCGCGGCGCCATCGCCGAGCTCGACCTGACCTGCTCCATCGGCATCGGCGACAACAAACTCACCGCCAAGCTCGCCACCGGCTTCGCCAAGTCCGCGGGCAAATCCTCGGACGCCCCCGGCGTGGGCGCCGCCGCGGGCATGTTCCGGCTGACCGCCGCCAACTGGACCGAGGTCATGGCGCACCGGCCCACCGACGCGCTGTGGGGCATCGGCGGCCGCATCGCCGCCCGGCTCGCCGACCTCGGCATCCACACCGTCGCCGATCTGATGGCGGCCGACCGCCATCGCCTCGCCGAGGCGTTCGGCCCGACCACCGGCCCCTACCTGTGGGTGCTCGGCCACGGCAAGGGCGACACCGAGGTGACCACCGAGCCGCGGGTCCCGGTGGGCCGCAGCAAATCCGAGACCTTCCCGCACGACCTCACCGATCCGGCCGAGATCCGCGCGCAGGTGGCGCGCATCGCGACCGAGGTCGCCGAGGAGATGGCCGAGGCGGGCCGGATCAGCATCCGGGTCTCGGTCACCGTGCGGACCAAAACCTTCTACACCAGCAGCAAACAGGCCAAACTCCCCGAACCGACCGCCGACGTCGCGACCATCACCGAGACGGCGCTGCGCATCATCGACCGCTTCGACCTGGACCGCCCCGTGCGCCTCCTCGGCGTGCGGTTGGAGTTCGTGCCCGAGGAGTAGCCGCGTCGTCGCGGAGCGCCTCGAGCGCCGCCCGATCCTCGTATGCTCGTCCGCATGGAATTCTGGGCGATGGTGGCACACGAATCGGACAGCGGGATCGTGTTGACGCGGCAGCAGGTCGGCGAGGGATTCCTCGGCGAGGGCACCGTGACGATCAAGGTGCATTACTCGAGCGCCAACTTCAAGGACGGACTCGCCATCACGCCGGGCGGCGGTGTGGTCCGCAAGTACCCGATCGTGCCCGGCATCGACATCACCGGTGAGGTCGTCTCCTCCGAATCCGACGATTTCGCGCCGGGCGACCAAGTCGTCGCGCACGGCTACGAGATCGGCGTCTCGCGCAACGGCGGTTTCGCCGAATACGCCAGGGTGCCCGACGAATGGGTGGTGAAGCTGGACGGGTTGAGCACCCGCGACGCCGCCGCCCTCGGCACCGCCGGTTTCACCGCGGCGATGAGCGTGCAGGCCCTGCTCGACCGCGGCCTCACCCCCGACGACGGCGCGATCCTGGTGACCGGCGCGACCGGCGGCGTCGGCAGCGTGGCCGTGGACATCCTGTCCGGCCTCGGCTTCGAGGTCATCGCCTCCACCGGCAAGAAGGACGCGGGCGACCTGCTCTCCGAGCTCGGCGCCAACGAGGTCATCGGCCGCCTGCCGGAGGATCCGGAGGCGAAGCTGCGCCCACTGTCCAAGGCGCAGTGGGCAGGCGCGGTCGACAGCGTCGGCGGCAAGTCGCTGGCCTACGTGCTCAGCTGCATCGGCCACGGCGGCGCGGTCGCGGCCAGCGGCCTCACCGGCGGCCACGACCTCCCCACCACCGTCATGCCGTTCATCCTGCGCGGCGTCGCCCTGCTCGGCATCGACTCGGTCAACCTCCCGATCGAGAAGCGCCGCGAACTGTGGTCCCGCCTCGGCGAAGAACTGCGCCCCCAACACCTCTCGACCCTGGAGAACTACGCCCCGATCACCGAGGTCGAATCCGTGCTCCGCAGCATCAAGAGCGGCAACCACACCGGCCGAACCGTCCTCGGCGTCGCGGGCGAATTCTGAGCCGGACAGGCAGCGGGGCCGCGCCGGTTGGTTCGGCGCGGCCTTTCGTGATGTGGATCAGGCTGCGATGGTGACCGGCTCGTCGGCGAACTGGGTGCGGTAGAGCTCGGCGTAGCGGCCTTCGGCGGCCAGTAGTTGGGTGTGGGTGCCGCGCTCGACGACGCGGCCGTCTTCCAGGACGAGGATTTGGTCGGCGGCGCGGATCGTGGAGAGGCGATGTGCGATCACCAAGGCCGTGCGGCCCTCCAGCGCTTCCGAAAGGGCTTCCTGCACGGCCGCTTCGGAGGTCGAGTCGAGCGAGGCGGTCGCCTCGTCCAGGATGACGACGCGCGGTTGCTTGAGCAGCAATCGGGCGATGGTCAGGCGCTGGCGTTCGCCGCCGGAGAGGCGGTAACCGCGCTCGCCGACCACGGTGTCCAGGCCGTCCGGTAGTCCGGCGATCAGGTCGTGCAGGCGGGCCCGGCGCAGCGCGTCCCACAGCTCGGACTCGGTCGCCTCCGGTCGGGCCAGCAGCAGGTTGGCGCGGATCGTGTCGTGGAACAGGTGCCCGTCCTGGGTGACGAGGCCGACCGTCTCGCGCAGCGAGCGCGCGCCGATCTGCCGCACGTCGGCGCCGTTGAGC from Nocardia bhagyanarayanae includes these protein-coding regions:
- a CDS encoding PaaI family thioesterase; the encoded protein is MTVGTTALHLDLAKQILTAQPFANLVGTEITRFGDGAATLVIPIRQELGQQFGFVHGGVLAYAADNALTFAAGTVLGANVLTGGFTITYLRPASGVRLRAEASVTGSTRRQAVVSCEIYAESEDGDAVLCAVAQGTTRSVERELGGA
- a CDS encoding TetR/AcrR family transcriptional regulator → MKIRDRLLLAAERQFAEHGALDATLAQIREAAGASVGALYHHFPDKADLYRQVWAHALTDYQQHFWVVVGQSTDAREGITAGVREHLRWVTENQHRAKVLTSARPPGVRESESNRTFMTDIARWYRTHAAYGAVRALDLDLVYALWLGPAQEYSRQWLGGNIRVAPTQVGAELAEAAWLALDAGSTPKRTERQ
- a CDS encoding DNA polymerase IV; translated protein: MARWLLHVDLDQFQAAVEFRRHPELRGKPVIVGGHGDPNEPRKVVTCASYPARAYGVRAGMALRSALRKCPDGVFLPLDMAAYEEASEEIMALLRTFPGRVEVWGWDEAFLAADTDDPELLAREIRGAIAELDLTCSIGIGDNKLTAKLATGFAKSAGKSSDAPGVGAAAGMFRLTAANWTEVMAHRPTDALWGIGGRIAARLADLGIHTVADLMAADRHRLAEAFGPTTGPYLWVLGHGKGDTEVTTEPRVPVGRSKSETFPHDLTDPAEIRAQVARIATEVAEEMAEAGRISIRVSVTVRTKTFYTSSKQAKLPEPTADVATITETALRIIDRFDLDRPVRLLGVRLEFVPEE
- a CDS encoding oxidoreductase — translated: MEFWAMVAHESDSGIVLTRQQVGEGFLGEGTVTIKVHYSSANFKDGLAITPGGGVVRKYPIVPGIDITGEVVSSESDDFAPGDQVVAHGYEIGVSRNGGFAEYARVPDEWVVKLDGLSTRDAAALGTAGFTAAMSVQALLDRGLTPDDGAILVTGATGGVGSVAVDILSGLGFEVIASTGKKDAGDLLSELGANEVIGRLPEDPEAKLRPLSKAQWAGAVDSVGGKSLAYVLSCIGHGGAVAASGLTGGHDLPTTVMPFILRGVALLGIDSVNLPIEKRRELWSRLGEELRPQHLSTLENYAPITEVESVLRSIKSGNHTGRTVLGVAGEF